The following is a genomic window from Rhodoferax sp. PAMC 29310.
AATCGCCCAAAATGACATGCGGGTTTGTCGGCATTTTTATTAAAAGGAATAAATCAAATCATGAACGTAAGAATTCTTGCCATTGCATCGTTTGTCGCCGTTGTCAGTCTCTCAGGGTGCGCTCTCACAACTGACTGAATTGAACTTCAGTACAACCAGCAACAGACACGCACACCGTGAGCTATTCAGCGGCTGGTGCCATCGGCAACGTGTTGTCGGGCGTTGATAAAAGCTGGGGGAATAGCTCCATCGGCGTCGTCTTCAAGCTACTGACCGAGGGCGAATTCGCCAATCCAGTCATCTGTCTCGATGAGATCGACAAGGCGTCGAATTCGACGTTAAGCAGTGGGTCTGAGCGCAACCCATTGAACGAATTATTGGCTTTGTTAGAACCCGCCACGGCCAAAGAACACAGGGACCGCTGCGCTGAAATCCGGGTAGACGCTCGTCACATCATCTGGATCGCCACAGCCAATTCACTACGCGGTTTGTCGGCGCCACTGTTGAGTCGGTTCAAGCTGATCTTGGTTGGCAAACCAGACGCTCGGTCAGCCATAACCATCGCCCTGTCTGTCACTGCTACCGCCTCTGCCGCGCTTGGCGTGCCAGTCAAACGCCTTCGAGGCGAAGTTCTTCATCTGCTGGCCACAATGACGCCGCGTGTCATGCGTCAGGTTTGGACGGCGGCGGCTGGTTGGGCTATATCAAATGGGCGTTTTGATGTGACGATGGACGACATCTCGCGCGGGCTGGGAGTCGATGTTCCGGCGGCAGATCGATTACATTGAGAAATCGGAAAACCTGAATGTCCTATCCGAGTCTCGGATGGATAGTTGCGCTGTGTCTTCTTGTCAAAAAATAGAAAACCTTTCTCCCAAGTAATCCATCAAACATGCTTTGGCACTTTAATTTGTTGATACGTGGCTGGGCATTCGTGAATTGTTGTCGGTCAATCTGGGCATTGTCATGACTACATGACCGCACCAACCTGCCATGGCACGAACTCATTTTGCCCATAGCCATGTTGCTCGCTCTTGCTTTTTTCCCCAGACGCGGTAACCAAAATTTGTTGAAAAATCCGCTGCCCCATTTCTTGAATCGAGACATTACCGTCGATGATTTCACCGCAATTGATGTCTATGTCTTCTGCCTGCCGTTGCCACAGCGCCGAGTTGGTAGCCAGCTTCAGCGAGGGTGACGGTGCGCAGCCATAGGCAGAGCCTCGTCCGGTGGTGAAGCAGATTATGTTGGCACCCCCAGCGACCTGA
Proteins encoded in this region:
- a CDS encoding AAA family ATPase translates to MSYSAAGAIGNVLSGVDKSWGNSSIGVVFKLLTEGEFANPVICLDEIDKASNSTLSSGSERNPLNELLALLEPATAKEHRDRCAEIRVDARHIIWIATANSLRGLSAPLLSRFKLILVGKPDARSAITIALSVTATASAALGVPVKRLRGEVLHLLATMTPRVMRQVWTAAAGWAISNGRFDVTMDDISRGLGVDVPAADRLH